In one Dermatophilaceae bacterium Sec6.4 genomic region, the following are encoded:
- a CDS encoding DMT family transporter has translation MSGSALALVLIAAVCHATWNIAAKRVTSDGTVFVWCYATASALLWLPIGVILLARSPDPLSWSLLWAPVISGLVHFAYGVSLQTGYDRADLGVVYPVARGTGPLLTMIVAIAALSQRPGWAAVLGGLVVIGGVAVVATASTRATADSAEHTAAISRGRRVAGLRWGALTGAVIATYTLFDDHSVTALGLGAVSYYSISAFWQAVTMSPVAWRRRDRVAPVVRAYWREVAVIALLSPFAYVLVLQAMKTTSVALVAPVRESSIVVGSLLAWWLFKEPRPVRRLLGAAIVVVGIALIAVG, from the coding sequence GTGTCCGGATCAGCATTAGCCCTCGTGCTGATCGCGGCCGTCTGCCACGCCACCTGGAATATTGCCGCCAAGCGCGTCACGTCCGACGGCACCGTGTTCGTGTGGTGTTACGCGACCGCCTCGGCGCTGCTGTGGCTGCCCATCGGCGTCATCCTGCTTGCCCGCTCCCCTGACCCACTGAGCTGGTCGCTGCTGTGGGCGCCGGTGATCTCGGGGCTGGTGCACTTCGCATACGGAGTCAGCTTGCAGACGGGATACGACCGGGCCGATCTGGGCGTGGTCTACCCCGTAGCCCGCGGCACCGGGCCACTGCTGACGATGATCGTGGCGATCGCCGCGCTGTCACAGCGACCAGGATGGGCAGCCGTACTCGGCGGCCTCGTCGTGATCGGCGGGGTCGCCGTGGTCGCTACCGCCAGCACCCGGGCCACCGCCGACAGTGCAGAGCACACCGCGGCGATCTCACGCGGACGACGGGTTGCGGGGCTGAGGTGGGGCGCGTTGACCGGAGCGGTGATCGCGACTTACACCCTCTTCGATGACCACTCGGTCACCGCGTTGGGTCTGGGCGCTGTGTCGTATTACTCGATCAGTGCTTTCTGGCAGGCCGTGACGATGAGCCCGGTTGCCTGGCGTCGGCGCGACCGGGTGGCGCCGGTGGTGCGGGCCTACTGGCGGGAAGTCGCGGTCATCGCGCTGCTCTCGCCGTTCGCCTACGTGCTGGTACTGCAGGCGATGAAGACCACGTCGGTCGCGCTCGTGGCACCAGTGCGCGAATCGAGCATCGTGGTGGGGTCACTGCTCGCGTGGTGGCTCTTCAAGGAGCCGCGACCGGTGCGCCGTCTGCTGGGCGCCGCCATCGTCGTGGTCGGCATTGCGCTCATTGCGGTGGGGTGA
- a CDS encoding NAD-dependent epimerase/dehydratase family protein: MRILLTGGAGFIGQHVLTAALSGGHDVLVLDNLREDVHPTSTWEPPSGVQLLQGDVRDPDICDEALDGVESVIHLAAKVGLGVNISDLPDYASSNDVGTAVLLARMAAAGQNSLVLAASMVVYGEGHGECPEHGLTQGLPRTATDLQSGDFEPHCMLCGRSLTPALVDEATPADPRNAYAVSKLAQEHYAMTWARETAASATALRFHNVYGPGMPRNTPYAGVASLFAAALRRGQAPRVFEDGGQRRDFVHVRDIASAVIAATEQPREGFRAYNVGSGTPRTVGDLADELSTALSGPAPTVTGQWRLGDVRHITADSSAIRRELGWSPREDFATGVRELAASET, encoded by the coding sequence TTGCGCATCCTGCTGACCGGTGGCGCCGGGTTCATCGGTCAACACGTACTGACCGCGGCACTCTCGGGCGGTCACGACGTGCTCGTGCTGGACAACTTGCGTGAAGACGTGCATCCAACCTCGACCTGGGAGCCGCCGAGCGGCGTACAGCTGCTGCAGGGCGACGTACGCGACCCTGACATCTGCGATGAGGCGCTCGACGGCGTCGAGTCCGTGATCCACCTGGCCGCCAAAGTAGGCCTTGGAGTGAACATCTCAGACCTGCCGGACTACGCCTCGTCCAACGACGTGGGCACCGCCGTGCTGCTCGCGCGAATGGCCGCCGCCGGGCAGAACTCCCTGGTTCTGGCCGCCTCGATGGTCGTCTACGGGGAGGGCCACGGCGAGTGCCCAGAGCACGGCCTGACCCAGGGTCTGCCGCGCACCGCCACCGACCTGCAATCGGGCGATTTCGAGCCGCACTGTATGTTGTGCGGCCGCTCGCTCACCCCCGCGCTGGTCGACGAGGCGACGCCCGCCGATCCCCGCAACGCCTACGCCGTTTCCAAACTCGCTCAGGAGCACTACGCGATGACGTGGGCGCGCGAGACCGCGGCCTCGGCGACCGCACTGCGTTTCCACAACGTCTACGGCCCAGGTATGCCGCGCAATACTCCCTACGCAGGGGTTGCGTCATTGTTCGCGGCTGCGCTGCGTCGCGGTCAGGCACCACGGGTGTTCGAGGACGGCGGCCAGCGGCGAGATTTTGTACATGTGCGCGATATCGCGAGCGCGGTGATTGCCGCGACCGAGCAGCCACGGGAAGGTTTCCGGGCCTACAACGTCGGGTCCGGCACACCCAGGACAGTTGGCGACCTCGCCGACGAGCTGAGCACTGCACTGTCCGGCCCCGCTCCGACGGTGACCGGCCAGTGGCGGCTGGGCGACGTACGACACATCACCGCCGATTCATCCGCCATCCGGCGGGAGCTCGGCTGGTCACCCCGCGAAGACTTCGCCACCGGAGTACGCGAGCTCGCCGCCAGCGAGACGTGA
- a CDS encoding YajQ family cyclic di-GMP-binding protein → MADSSFDVVSKTDKQEVANAMNQAAKEIGTRYDFRNVGASCEWSGETILLKANSAERVLAVLDVLQTKLVRRGVSLKAFEQSDDGEPKLSGKEYRLSLTVKDGISQEDAKKINKLIRDEGPKSIKSRIEGDELRVSSKSRDDLQEVQQLLKTADLDVALQFTNYR, encoded by the coding sequence GTGGCCGACTCTTCGTTCGACGTCGTCAGCAAGACCGACAAGCAGGAGGTCGCCAATGCAATGAACCAGGCTGCGAAGGAGATCGGCACCCGCTACGACTTCCGCAACGTCGGCGCTTCCTGCGAGTGGAGTGGCGAGACGATCTTGTTGAAGGCCAATTCCGCCGAACGGGTGCTGGCGGTGCTCGATGTGCTGCAGACCAAACTGGTACGTCGCGGCGTGTCGCTGAAGGCGTTCGAGCAGAGCGACGACGGGGAGCCGAAGCTGTCCGGCAAGGAATACCGGTTGTCCCTCACGGTAAAGGACGGCATCAGTCAGGAAGACGCCAAGAAGATCAACAAGCTGATCCGCGACGAAGGCCCGAAGTCGATCAAGTCGCGCATCGAGGGCGATGAACTCAGGGTGTCGTCCAAGTCACGCGACGATTTGCAGGAAGTTCAGCAGCTGCTGAAGACGGCCGACCTGGACGTCGCGCTGCAGTTCACCAACTACCGGTAG
- a CDS encoding TetR/AcrR family transcriptional regulator yields the protein MPTPAPGSSRPDARVRLLEAARAAFAEKGFHGTTTRDIAAAAGMSPAAIYVHHRTKESLLHELSLDGHRAAVEAVQLATRGVADPAEALRAWVTAFVTGQALGHTTARIVNYELEALTPQHRCDVDQLRSQIQDCLIKILERGCQARVFVVEDTHMAANAIAGMGVDVSRWFRDDAGTSPTQLAREFGDLAVRMVRA from the coding sequence ATGCCGACTCCCGCGCCCGGATCCAGCCGGCCCGATGCGCGGGTGCGTTTGTTGGAAGCGGCTCGTGCAGCCTTTGCGGAGAAGGGTTTTCACGGCACCACCACACGGGATATCGCCGCAGCGGCGGGGATGAGTCCCGCAGCGATCTACGTGCATCACCGCACCAAGGAGTCCCTGCTGCACGAGTTGTCCCTGGACGGGCACCGCGCCGCGGTCGAGGCTGTGCAGTTGGCCACCCGGGGCGTGGCCGACCCGGCCGAGGCGTTACGTGCCTGGGTGACGGCGTTCGTCACCGGGCAGGCCCTCGGTCACACCACGGCGCGCATCGTCAACTACGAGCTGGAGGCCTTGACCCCGCAGCACCGGTGCGATGTCGATCAGCTGCGCTCGCAGATCCAGGACTGCCTCATCAAAATTCTCGAACGAGGTTGTCAAGCTAGGGTTTTCGTTGTGGAAGACACCCATATGGCAGCAAACGCGATCGCCGGGATGGGTGTCGACGTCTCGCGGTGGTTCCGCGACGACGCAGGCACGTCACCCACTCAACTGGCACGCGAGTTCGGCGATCTCGCGGTGCGGATGGTGCGCGCATGA
- a CDS encoding glycosyltransferase family 2 protein: protein MIDIVLPCLNEATALPLVLCALPEGTRALVVDNGSTDDSPAIAQSLGASVVTAQQRGYGAACHAGLLAATADYVAFIDCDASFDLSVVPQLAAPVISGAADLCVGRRRPVARGAWPPHARVANGVLAWRLRQLGLPVHDVGAVRVGRREALLGLGQTDRRSGYPLETMVLAAKAGWRVVETDVDYHPREGRSKVTGTVRGTIQAMQDMTRVLAR, encoded by the coding sequence ATGATCGATATTGTCCTGCCCTGCCTCAACGAAGCTACGGCGCTGCCTCTGGTCCTGTGCGCCTTGCCCGAAGGTACCCGGGCGCTGGTCGTCGACAACGGAAGTACCGACGACAGCCCAGCCATCGCGCAATCCCTTGGCGCGTCGGTCGTTACCGCTCAGCAGCGCGGGTACGGCGCGGCATGTCACGCGGGCCTGCTGGCTGCGACGGCCGACTACGTCGCGTTCATCGACTGCGATGCCTCCTTCGACCTGTCCGTGGTGCCGCAGCTGGCTGCACCCGTCATCTCCGGTGCAGCAGATCTGTGTGTGGGTCGCCGTCGCCCCGTGGCCAGGGGTGCTTGGCCACCGCATGCCCGCGTGGCCAACGGAGTGCTCGCGTGGCGGTTGCGACAGCTGGGCCTGCCCGTGCATGACGTGGGCGCGGTGCGGGTAGGCCGCCGGGAGGCGCTGCTGGGCCTCGGCCAGACCGATCGGCGCAGCGGATATCCACTGGAGACGATGGTGCTGGCGGCGAAGGCCGGCTGGCGGGTCGTTGAGACGGACGTCGACTACCACCCTCGTGAAGGTCGCTCCAAGGTGACCGGCACGGTGCGCGGCACCATTCAGGCGATGCAGGACATGACCAGGGTGTTGGCCCGATGA
- a CDS encoding methyltransferase domain-containing protein: MRVGALAAYEQALRDRGPLGLRTSSGQRVELDMARYLADADAADRTVLERCVGPVLDVGCGPGRIVGALTESGVSALGVDIADAAVEFTLQRGALALARDIFSRLPGEGRWRTVLVMDGNCGIGGDVPALLRRLVELTSDDGIMIIEAATTVPGTDDVLTASFSTDGEDGPTFPWAIASADVLQRYAEQAGLALVQRWSHSERDFLMLRSEAAYQVPVTTTTTPTMIA; encoded by the coding sequence ATGAGAGTCGGTGCGCTCGCGGCGTACGAGCAGGCCCTGCGTGACCGCGGACCGTTGGGTCTACGCACCAGCTCCGGGCAACGCGTCGAGCTCGACATGGCCAGGTATCTGGCCGATGCGGACGCCGCGGACCGTACGGTGCTCGAACGCTGCGTCGGTCCCGTCCTGGATGTCGGATGCGGGCCAGGTCGGATCGTCGGCGCGCTGACGGAGTCGGGAGTCTCCGCGCTCGGCGTCGACATCGCCGATGCCGCCGTCGAGTTCACTCTGCAGCGCGGGGCTCTTGCGCTGGCCCGCGACATCTTCTCCCGGCTTCCGGGCGAGGGGCGCTGGCGAACGGTGCTGGTCATGGATGGCAACTGCGGCATCGGCGGTGACGTGCCCGCACTGCTACGGCGTCTGGTCGAACTCACCTCCGACGACGGCATCATGATCATCGAGGCGGCGACCACGGTGCCCGGCACCGATGATGTACTGACGGCCAGTTTCAGCACCGACGGTGAGGATGGTCCGACGTTCCCGTGGGCTATCGCGTCCGCAGATGTTCTGCAGCGCTACGCCGAGCAGGCCGGTCTGGCCCTGGTGCAACGGTGGAGTCACTCCGAGCGGGATTTCCTGATGCTGAGGAGCGAAGCCGCGTACCAGGTGCCGGTGACCACGACGACGACCCCGACGATGATCGCGTAA
- a CDS encoding response regulator transcription factor translates to MARVLFVEDDPTMSEVVIEYLRRSHHEVRHLCRGDTAAAVLRDPTDEFDLAILDVMLPGVDGWQLCAQIRADRPELPVVILTALAQEEDRISGLTLGADDYVTKPFSPRELMLRVEALLRRTRPAPTHAPIRVGPLTIDVRARRVTRTDPHGGEPLEISLAAREFDVLAHLARHPGEALSREQLLRDVWGWSYGDLSTVTVHVRRIRAKVEADPGNPTLIQTVWGVGYRLEADS, encoded by the coding sequence GTGGCCCGGGTGTTGTTCGTCGAAGACGACCCGACGATGTCCGAGGTCGTCATCGAATATCTGCGGCGGTCTCATCACGAAGTACGCCACCTGTGTCGGGGCGACACCGCAGCAGCAGTGCTGCGCGACCCGACCGACGAATTCGATCTGGCCATTCTGGACGTCATGCTTCCGGGAGTCGACGGATGGCAGTTGTGCGCTCAGATCCGCGCCGACCGACCGGAGTTGCCGGTCGTCATCCTGACCGCACTTGCGCAGGAGGAGGACCGCATCTCAGGGCTGACTTTGGGCGCCGACGACTACGTCACCAAACCGTTCTCTCCGCGTGAGCTCATGCTCCGCGTCGAGGCGCTGCTACGCCGCACCCGGCCGGCACCCACGCACGCCCCGATCCGAGTCGGTCCGCTCACCATCGATGTCCGTGCACGCCGCGTCACCCGGACCGATCCACACGGTGGCGAACCGCTGGAGATCTCCCTGGCAGCCCGGGAGTTCGACGTGCTGGCACATTTGGCGCGGCATCCTGGAGAGGCACTCAGCCGTGAGCAGCTGCTGCGCGACGTATGGGGCTGGTCCTACGGCGATCTCTCGACGGTCACCGTGCATGTGCGACGGATTCGCGCCAAGGTGGAAGCCGATCCCGGCAACCCCACGCTGATCCAGACGGTCTGGGGAGTCGGATACCGGCTGGAGGCAGACTCGTGA
- a CDS encoding HAMP domain-containing sensor histidine kinase has product MNDLVRILATALLWGAGGAGLAWLLSWPIRSKGWVGGYVSIALVATFATIAAVIGNTRAMLISDGDGKATIAAATIAGVLAAVAALVTARTFRRDSAFLHSDIAAIKLGVVPTGNTEPMSRELREVHHAMRDLAQNLTLAREREQALESSRRELIAWISHDLRTPLAGLRAMAEALQDGVVTDEARYHAQIGTEVTRLTGMVDDLFQLSRLHVGVGVRRQDRISLSDLVSDTVSSLEPVAHDEQIRLLGTTTGVADGTEVLGDASGLNRALTNLVHNAIQHTGKHGTVTIELSSSKAPGRACLRVSDGCGGVAAADVPRLFDVGFRGEQHRAPHPGLGAGGGLGLTITREIVDAHEGTIHFENTDDGCAFTIVLPLAS; this is encoded by the coding sequence GTGAACGACCTCGTGCGCATCCTGGCGACGGCGCTGCTGTGGGGCGCGGGCGGCGCCGGCCTCGCCTGGCTGCTCAGTTGGCCGATCCGCAGCAAGGGTTGGGTCGGTGGTTACGTTTCTATCGCCCTGGTCGCCACCTTCGCCACGATCGCCGCGGTCATCGGAAATACCCGGGCGATGCTGATCAGCGACGGTGACGGAAAGGCGACCATCGCGGCGGCGACGATCGCCGGGGTCCTTGCCGCCGTCGCAGCTCTGGTCACCGCGCGCACTTTTCGCCGCGACAGCGCATTCCTGCACAGCGATATCGCCGCCATCAAGCTCGGTGTCGTACCGACCGGCAACACCGAACCCATGTCGCGGGAGCTGCGCGAGGTACACCACGCGATGCGTGACCTGGCGCAGAACCTCACCCTGGCCCGCGAGCGCGAGCAGGCACTGGAGTCCTCGCGGCGTGAACTGATCGCCTGGATCTCCCACGATCTGAGGACCCCGCTGGCGGGTCTTCGGGCGATGGCCGAAGCGTTGCAGGACGGCGTGGTCACCGACGAGGCCCGCTACCACGCACAGATCGGCACCGAGGTCACCCGGCTCACGGGGATGGTCGATGACCTCTTCCAACTCAGTCGTCTACACGTCGGGGTGGGGGTCCGCCGTCAGGATCGGATCAGCCTCTCCGACCTTGTCTCGGACACCGTCAGCAGCCTCGAACCGGTGGCGCACGACGAGCAGATCCGACTCCTCGGCACGACCACCGGAGTCGCGGACGGCACCGAGGTACTGGGCGACGCCAGCGGCCTCAACAGGGCGCTGACCAACTTGGTGCACAACGCGATCCAACACACGGGCAAGCATGGGACGGTGACGATCGAATTGAGCTCGAGCAAGGCGCCGGGGCGGGCCTGCCTGCGGGTGAGCGACGGATGCGGCGGGGTGGCCGCCGCCGATGTGCCGCGGCTCTTCGACGTCGGCTTCCGCGGCGAACAGCACCGCGCACCGCATCCGGGACTCGGCGCCGGCGGAGGTCTCGGACTGACCATCACCCGTGAGATCGTGGACGCTCACGAGGGCACCATTCATTTCGAGAACACCGACGACGGATGCGCTTTCACCATCGTGCTTCCCCTGGCAAGTTGA
- the fabG gene encoding 3-oxoacyl-ACP reductase FabG, which translates to MSAQSTRTAIVTGSARGIGAAVAERLAADGMAVAILDLDQDACTAVAERITASGGHAIGVACNVADESDVQAAVEKVAAELGAPTVLVNNAGVLRDNLIFKMTVDDWDTVMNVHLRGSFLMTRAVQAYMTKEKYGRIVNLSSTSALGNRGQVNYAAAKAGMQGFTKTLAIELGKFGVTANAIAPGFIETDMTKATAERVGMDFEDFKKAAAAGIPVGRGGKPEDIAAAASFFCSEEAGFVSGQVLYVAGGPKD; encoded by the coding sequence ATGTCAGCACAGAGCACCCGCACCGCAATCGTCACCGGATCGGCCCGAGGGATCGGGGCTGCCGTCGCGGAACGGCTGGCCGCCGACGGGATGGCCGTGGCCATCCTCGACCTGGACCAGGACGCGTGCACCGCTGTAGCAGAGCGAATCACCGCCTCCGGCGGCCATGCGATCGGCGTGGCATGCAACGTTGCCGATGAGAGCGACGTGCAGGCCGCTGTCGAGAAGGTCGCTGCCGAGCTCGGTGCGCCGACAGTGCTGGTCAACAACGCGGGCGTGCTGCGCGACAACCTCATCTTCAAGATGACCGTCGACGACTGGGACACCGTGATGAACGTGCACCTGCGCGGTAGCTTCCTGATGACGCGCGCCGTGCAGGCGTACATGACCAAGGAGAAATACGGCCGCATCGTCAACCTGTCGAGCACCTCGGCGCTCGGGAACCGCGGCCAGGTCAACTACGCCGCCGCGAAGGCCGGGATGCAGGGCTTCACCAAGACTCTCGCGATCGAGCTCGGCAAATTCGGTGTCACCGCCAACGCGATCGCCCCGGGGTTCATCGAGACCGACATGACGAAGGCAACCGCGGAGCGGGTCGGGATGGACTTCGAGGACTTCAAGAAGGCTGCAGCCGCCGGTATCCCTGTGGGCCGTGGTGGCAAGCCGGAAGACATCGCAGCGGCGGCATCGTTCTTCTGCAGTGAAGAGGCCGGGTTCGTGAGCGGTCAGGTGCTCTACGTCGCTGGTGGCCCGAAGGACTGA
- a CDS encoding molybdopterin-dependent oxidoreductase, translating into MPSLKLRLPANPPPGWPSADRGRLHHESITARLGAAAGIAFGICFVTGLISHYQSHALGWLPPPATPAGGYRFTQGVHMITGFMTIPLILAKLWSVQHKLVQWPPARSIVHVLERLSVFVLIAATLVQLVSGVLNVIQYYPFKWPFVTVHYALSWIVIGALLLHIAVKLPIIRRGLSTKLTGPMIDEHGLTRRGAVTGIGIGVGLVGVTTIGQSVGPLAKIALLAPRRPDQAPQQDLPIQRTAAQAGVRKTAVADDYKLTVSGTSTKTFSTAQLEALPRQTRDLSIACVEGWSRGATWSGPSLMDIVTMVGGNSESLVTITSLEKSGFNHSTITAGQLKAALLATHLHGERLSMDHGYPIRLIAPDRKGELQTKWVSKVEVKNA; encoded by the coding sequence ATGCCTTCGTTGAAACTGCGCCTGCCTGCGAACCCGCCGCCGGGGTGGCCGAGCGCGGACCGGGGCAGGCTGCACCACGAGTCGATCACTGCACGACTCGGCGCGGCCGCCGGGATCGCTTTCGGAATCTGCTTCGTGACCGGGTTGATCAGTCACTATCAGTCCCACGCGTTGGGTTGGCTCCCTCCGCCCGCAACGCCCGCGGGTGGGTATCGCTTCACCCAGGGCGTGCACATGATCACCGGATTCATGACGATCCCACTGATTCTGGCGAAGTTGTGGTCGGTGCAGCACAAGCTCGTGCAGTGGCCGCCGGCCCGGTCCATCGTTCATGTGCTGGAGCGACTCAGCGTTTTCGTGCTCATTGCCGCAACATTGGTCCAACTGGTCTCCGGAGTGCTCAACGTCATCCAGTACTACCCGTTCAAGTGGCCGTTCGTGACCGTGCACTACGCGCTGTCCTGGATCGTCATCGGCGCACTACTGCTGCACATCGCCGTCAAGCTGCCCATCATCCGTCGAGGTCTGAGTACCAAACTGACCGGGCCGATGATCGACGAGCACGGCCTGACACGGCGTGGCGCCGTGACCGGAATCGGAATCGGAGTCGGGCTCGTCGGAGTGACGACCATCGGGCAGTCAGTCGGCCCGTTGGCCAAAATAGCGCTCCTGGCCCCGCGTCGTCCCGACCAGGCACCCCAACAGGATCTGCCGATTCAACGAACTGCGGCTCAAGCCGGCGTCCGCAAGACAGCCGTGGCCGACGACTACAAACTCACCGTCAGCGGCACGAGCACCAAGACCTTCAGCACCGCGCAGCTGGAGGCACTGCCGCGCCAGACCCGTGACCTGTCGATCGCCTGCGTCGAGGGATGGAGTCGTGGAGCAACCTGGTCGGGCCCGTCGCTGATGGACATCGTGACGATGGTCGGCGGAAACTCCGAGAGCCTCGTGACGATCACGTCCCTGGAGAAGAGTGGCTTCAACCACTCGACCATCACAGCGGGACAGCTCAAGGCAGCCCTGTTGGCCACCCACCTGCATGGTGAGCGACTGTCGATGGACCACGGGTATCCGATCCGCCTCATCGCGCCGGACCGGAAGGGCGAATTGCAAACAAAGTGGGTCAGCAAAGTGGAGGTCAAGAATGCCTGA
- a CDS encoding HAD-IA family hydrolase codes for MMPFTGRTFRAVLFDNDGTLVNSMPSAMRAWAAWAAEYEVPLSALEGIAGMPAAAIITKVAPHLEPVAALARITALELADTDGVVPLPGAVEAVLATRDCCAIVTSATADLAAARLRAAGIPSPTRLVTADDITRGKPDPQPFLVAAQQLGVDPAQCLVVEDAPSGLAAGRAAGCATIGLTTELSADQLDADLVVGTLADVVFERTPTGIRVRRIDAARSS; via the coding sequence ATGATGCCGTTCACCGGCCGCACCTTCCGCGCCGTGCTCTTCGACAACGACGGCACTCTCGTGAACTCGATGCCCTCGGCAATGCGCGCCTGGGCGGCCTGGGCGGCTGAGTACGAGGTGCCGCTGAGCGCCCTGGAAGGCATCGCTGGAATGCCGGCAGCGGCCATCATCACCAAGGTTGCGCCGCACCTGGAACCCGTTGCAGCGCTGGCTCGGATCACCGCGCTCGAACTCGCCGACACCGATGGTGTGGTGCCGTTGCCCGGCGCCGTTGAGGCGGTACTGGCGACGCGGGACTGCTGCGCGATCGTCACCTCCGCGACGGCCGACCTCGCCGCGGCCCGGCTCCGCGCGGCCGGCATACCGTCACCTACCCGACTGGTGACCGCCGACGACATCACCCGGGGCAAGCCGGACCCGCAGCCGTTCCTGGTCGCGGCGCAGCAGCTGGGGGTGGACCCCGCGCAGTGTCTGGTCGTCGAGGACGCACCGAGCGGTCTGGCCGCCGGACGGGCAGCGGGATGCGCAACCATCGGCCTCACGACCGAGCTGTCCGCCGATCAGCTGGACGCCGACCTGGTCGTCGGGACGCTCGCTGACGTTGTCTTCGAGCGCACCCCGACCGGAATCCGGGTCCGCCGCATCGACGCTGCCCGATCCTCATAA
- a CDS encoding DUF2064 domain-containing protein: MSSLSSVVVIAKEPVAGRVKTRLTVAISPQQAADVAVASLRDTLTAMRQVPAERYLLALDGSAGDWVPRDWSVVAQPAGGLDHRLATVLGELPAGPCLLVGMDTPQVTPSECVFDTNSYDACLGMATDGGYWAIGFVDPALAPEVIEGVPMSTDHTGSDQLQRMLAAGLRVQHLASLLDVDTPQDADAVAQLAPHTSFAGAWSSAVGARL, translated from the coding sequence ATGAGCAGCCTGAGCAGCGTGGTGGTCATTGCCAAGGAGCCGGTAGCCGGACGGGTCAAAACCCGCCTGACTGTGGCGATCTCACCCCAGCAGGCAGCCGACGTCGCGGTCGCGAGTCTGCGCGACACGCTGACGGCGATGCGTCAGGTGCCCGCCGAGCGTTACCTGCTGGCACTCGACGGGTCTGCAGGGGACTGGGTGCCGCGCGACTGGAGCGTGGTCGCGCAACCGGCCGGTGGCCTGGACCACCGACTCGCCACGGTCCTCGGTGAACTGCCGGCTGGGCCCTGCCTGCTCGTCGGCATGGACACCCCGCAGGTCACCCCCTCAGAGTGCGTGTTCGATACGAATTCTTACGATGCCTGTCTCGGGATGGCGACCGATGGTGGCTACTGGGCCATTGGTTTCGTCGATCCTGCTCTCGCCCCCGAGGTGATCGAAGGAGTGCCCATGTCCACCGACCACACCGGCTCCGACCAGCTCCAGCGGATGCTCGCCGCCGGCCTGCGCGTGCAACACCTTGCGTCGCTGTTGGACGTGGACACCCCGCAGGATGCCGACGCTGTGGCGCAGTTGGCACCGCACACGTCGTTTGCGGGCGCCTGGTCTTCAGCCGTCGGAGCCCGGTTATGA